GAGTCAACAAGATGGATAAACTTGTTCCTAGGCACACCGTTTAACAGCTTCTTCACCATCTTAGGCTCGTCAATAGATTGGCCTAGAGACGCTGCTTGTGTTGCTATCTCCGATAGTTTTCCTGCAAAACTATCAACCTTGTTTGAATCTGCCATCTTTATCTTCTTGAAATCAGACATTAGTGTCTGCAAACGTGCCTCCTTGACACGATCAGCTCCCAGGTTTCTAGACTTAATCGAATTCCAAATATCTTTAGGTGAAGGTAGATCACCAACTTGTAGAATAAGCGATTCTGGAATTGATTGGAATAGTAGTGCCGTTGCAACATCGTTCTTGTCTGCATCGGTTGAGCCTGGTTCCATTGTTTCCCAAACCTTTTGAATACGTAGTATGAACTTCATCTTCATAGACCATACCGTGTAGTTCGTAGAGGTAAGTTGAGGACATTGGATCGATATTGCTTTGTCCATCTCCTTTGGACGTGATACATTTGTTAGATCTCCCATTGTTTCGAATCAAATCCACTCCTCGGATTGATTTAAACCTTGTTCTGCTAATCGGATCACAACTTTGATTGATTAACCTTGCTCTGCtaccaaataaaagaaaagaagaactcaaattataaagaataactctctttatttatgtttagaaaatctctttctcaaaactaaacacttcTGAAGCTCTCTCTTTTCTCGTATCAATGTCACAACTCAACACTTGATATATATAGAAGTTTTCTTATTCATTTTCCTATTAAAACATAgaactagataactcctaattcTATTTGAACTTATCTTGAGTCTCTCTCTTATTCTTATCCCTCCTTTGTAAAGATAACTTGACTCtaagattcaaagcttatccaaTAGGTAGAATgccaaaatttgttaaaaagttggaaacccatataaaaaaaatcgataTGTTACTTATAAGTACAACTGTATGTTTCTGGCAGTTCAATTTGTTTGATCGTGTACAATTGGATACAAGTGCAACTACATTTTTTGGGCAATTACAAAAGAGTGAAAAAGTGTAGaaaagtttatttctttttcatgtGACAATGAGAAACTTTTTCATGTGACAATGAGAAAGAGTAGTTTATTAGTTATAAACTTTAATTACGGAGGAGGGAAGATGTAGATGGATCTCGTGAGAGGATTGAGTAAGGAAAGTTGTTGTACATGATGAAAAATAAGGGATAACCTATGAGAATGCACAAACTACTCTCAAAAATGGTGtgagagaaggaagaggagaaaggaGGAGTGCTCTTGGAATTATCCgaaaatgtcctaaacaagttttttttgttgtaaaagaGAACGTTGATTTACGGTGGTTAAATTTCACCGCAAAATATAGGTTGaacaacatatttataattaagagattaaaacttttgatatattttactcaatttgtaattaaaaatatgattaaaaaacaacaattttttgttgacaaaaacaaaaacaaaaaatatgattaaaaacaatttataaaaagagCAAATGAGAATAGAACTCAACAATTTGATCTTCAAAATCACTATAATCAATTTCGAACATGACAATAAATTTGAATGATGTTTTGCTTTGACCCTAAACGAGTGTTAAGTGTTTAGCCTGATGGAAAGATAAAACACCACACAGATAAGATGCTTTCAAACTATTGTGTAATTTCGAGGGTCATACACCAAACCTAGTGTTATGTTATATGCATTGCAATTTGCAGCCCATTCCCAAATACAAAAATGTCTCTATTCTTATTTGTAGTTCGTTTTTGAACGTATGTATATGCCGCGGATAATATCCATAACCTACTTATCATTTTTatatcacactttttttttaagtttctcaatttctcaaactctctctgtttcttcttcttcttcttcttcttcataatgCGAACCCTAATTCCCATCTTCAAAGCTTAAAATAATCCACCCACCAAACACCATCTCCACTGGATCCGACATTGATGATGACGTCATCGCTACCTGTCCGAGCTCCGTCATGGGTCTCATCCCGGAGAATCTTCGAAGAGAGACTCCAAGAGCTTCCCAAGTGCGCTAACTTAAGCCAAGTGAAGCAGCTTCACGCCCAGATCATTCGGCGGAACCTTCACCAAGATCTTCACATAGCACCGAAGCTAATCTCTGCTCTTTCTCTCTGCCGTCAAACCGGTTTAGCTCTTAGGGTTTTCAATCAGGTTTCAGAACCAAACGTTCATCTTTGCAATTCGCTGATTAGAGCTCACGCGTTGAACTCGCAGCCGTACCAAGCTTTCTTCGTTTTCTCTGAGATGCAAAGATTTGGTCTTTTCGCTGATAATTTCACTTACCCTTTTCTTCTCAAAGCTTGTTCGGGTCAATCATGGCTACCTGTGGTGAAGATGATGCACAGTCATATCGAAAAATTGGGGCTTTCGTCTGATATCTATGTTCCCAATGCTCTCATTGATTGTTATTCTAGATGTGGTGGTTTGGGTGTTAGAGAGGCTATGAAGTTGTTTGAAAAGATGGGTGAGAGAGATACTGTGTCTTGGAACTCGATGCTTGGTGGATTGGTGAAAGCAGGGGAACTGAGAGATGCTCGCCAgttgttcgatgaaatgcctcaAAGGGATTTGATTAGTTGGAACACTATGTTGGATGGGTATGCTAGGTGTAGAGAGATGAGTAAAGCCTTTGAGTTGTTTGAGAAGATGCCTGAGAGGAATACTGTGTCTTGGTCTACGATGGTTATGGGTTATAGTAAAGCTGGAGATATGGAAATGGCTAAAATTATGTTTGATAAGATGCCATTGCCGGCTAAAAATGTGGTCACTTGGACGATAATTATTGCCGGATATGCGGAAAAGGGGCTTGTGAAGGAGGCTGATAAATTAGTCGACCAAATGGTGGCTTCAGGATTGAGATTTGATGCTGCAGCTGCTATTAGTATCTTAGCTGCTTGTGCTGAGTCTGGTTTGCTCAGTTTAGGAGTGAGGGTTCATTCCATAATCAAAAGGTCTAACCTCAATTCGAATGCGTCTGTTTTAAATGCACTACTTGATATGTATGCAAAATGTGGTAGCCTAGAAAAAGCGTTTGATGTGTTTAACAACATGCCCAAGAAGGACCTCGTCTCTTGGAACACTATGCTTCATGGTCTTGGTGTTCATGGTCACGGTAAGGAAGCAATTGAGCTTTTTTCGAGAATGAGGAGGGAAGGGATTCGGCCTGATAAAGTCACATTTATTGCTGTTTTGTGTTCCTGCAATCACGCTGGTCTCATTGATGAAGGCGTAGATTACTTCTACTCGATGGAGAAAGTGTATGATCTTGTTCCACAAGTTGAACACTACGGTTGTCTTGTTGACCTATTAGGTCGAGGGGGAAGGTTAAAGGAAGCTGTTAAAGTTGTCCAAACAATGCCTATGAAACCCAATGTTGTTATCTGGGGTGCTCTTCTTGGAGCGTGCAGGATGCATAATAATGTGGATCTTGCTAAGGAAATCCTGGATCCGCTGGTTAAGTTAGACTCTTCTGATCCGGGAAACTATACGCTGCTGTCAAATATTTATGCAGCAGCAGAGGATTGGGCAGGGGTTGCTGACATAAGGTCAAAGATGAAGAGTATGGGAGTAGAGAAACCATCTGGAGCTAGTTCGGTTGAATTGGAGGATGGGATACACGAATTTACAGTGTTTGACAAGTCACACCCAAAATCTGATCAAATATATCAGATGCTTGGTAGTCTAAATGAACCTCCAGATACCGGTGAGCTAGTTGCTGTCGGATAAATTGCTTAGTTTATTATGTTCACAATACAAGGATTTCGTCAAAGCCACATTGTCAAGATCTTTAggtaatatatctatataggCTGTGTACACCAGCATTCAACAGTGTGGCCTAGGCCATAAATTTGTAGTTCATTTTCCGTAGGTACACAGACGGTTTTATCCTTGTAATTCACAAAATTGGACGAGTTCGGGTTTTGTATATACAACATAATTTAATCATCTTGTTTGCAATACAACTTCAGAGATGGAGCTTCTGGATCTTAGTTCCACAGAAGGTTCTTTGATCAACCTTGTAGACGACAAGTAACAAGAGAAGATCATGCAGGAAAAAAAAGACATTCAAACTCCAAC
The sequence above is drawn from the Camelina sativa cultivar DH55 chromosome 4, Cs, whole genome shotgun sequence genome and encodes:
- the LOC104780107 gene encoding pentatricopeptide repeat-containing protein At3g29230; the encoded protein is MMTSSLPVRAPSWVSSRRIFEERLQELPKCANLSQVKQLHAQIIRRNLHQDLHIAPKLISALSLCRQTGLALRVFNQVSEPNVHLCNSLIRAHALNSQPYQAFFVFSEMQRFGLFADNFTYPFLLKACSGQSWLPVVKMMHSHIEKLGLSSDIYVPNALIDCYSRCGGLGVREAMKLFEKMGERDTVSWNSMLGGLVKAGELRDARQLFDEMPQRDLISWNTMLDGYARCREMSKAFELFEKMPERNTVSWSTMVMGYSKAGDMEMAKIMFDKMPLPAKNVVTWTIIIAGYAEKGLVKEADKLVDQMVASGLRFDAAAAISILAACAESGLLSLGVRVHSIIKRSNLNSNASVLNALLDMYAKCGSLEKAFDVFNNMPKKDLVSWNTMLHGLGVHGHGKEAIELFSRMRREGIRPDKVTFIAVLCSCNHAGLIDEGVDYFYSMEKVYDLVPQVEHYGCLVDLLGRGGRLKEAVKVVQTMPMKPNVVIWGALLGACRMHNNVDLAKEILDPLVKLDSSDPGNYTLLSNIYAAAEDWAGVADIRSKMKSMGVEKPSGASSVELEDGIHEFTVFDKSHPKSDQIYQMLGSLNEPPDTGELVAVG